From one Thermatribacter velox genomic stretch:
- a CDS encoding NUDIX hydrolase, whose amino-acid sequence MFYRFEENQELSLETPKLEHSELILDACIFKVVRNTYQGNMKRIFIQHPGAVSIVATTTSSKMLLIKQFRAPVGEWLWEIPAGTLEKNESPLLCAQRELEEETGYVSQDWEYLFQVVLAPGYSSEVIHFFRARNAKPVSEPRQGDTDELIYCWEVDTKQARQMLQSGEIKDAKTMVAIWHWLGEKQ is encoded by the coding sequence GTGTTTTATCGCTTTGAGGAAAATCAAGAATTGTCTTTGGAAACTCCAAAACTTGAGCACAGCGAACTGATCCTGGATGCCTGTATTTTCAAGGTGGTTCGCAACACTTACCAGGGGAATATGAAGCGGATTTTCATTCAGCACCCGGGAGCAGTCAGCATTGTAGCGACTACCACCTCTTCGAAAATGCTCCTCATCAAGCAGTTTAGGGCTCCAGTTGGTGAATGGCTGTGGGAAATTCCAGCCGGTACACTGGAAAAAAACGAGTCGCCCCTCCTGTGCGCCCAGCGAGAGCTTGAGGAGGAAACGGGGTATGTTTCCCAGGACTGGGAATATCTTTTTCAAGTAGTCCTTGCTCCCGGCTACAGCAGTGAAGTAATTCACTTTTTTAGAGCTCGTAATGCAAAACCCGTTTCCGAACCCCGCCAGGGAGACACGGATGAGCTTATCTACTGCTGGGAGGTGGACACCAAGCAAGCCCGTCAGATGCTCCAGAGTGGCGAAATAAAGGATGCCAAAACCATGGTAGCCATATGGCACTGGCTGGGAGAGAAACAATGA
- a CDS encoding CBS and ACT domain-containing protein encodes MLVRDRMTREVITINSHTPILEAQKIMKDKKIRRLPVVDNQKLVGIVTYNDLLEATPSKVTTLSRFELTYLLSKMTVAEIMKKMVITVSPDTPLEEVALIMKQNEIGGVPVVEDSKVVGIITESDIFEALVETLGVEEGGSRITLELPQKPGILHEVTGIVKKHDVNILSLATFYDEEHPQFRYVVMRVAVRDPGPLVEELSQHPEIVVKHVWVSPEEEV; translated from the coding sequence ATGTTGGTTAGAGACCGGATGACCCGGGAAGTCATCACCATTAACAGTCATACTCCTATTCTGGAAGCCCAGAAAATCATGAAGGATAAAAAAATACGTAGGTTGCCAGTGGTTGATAATCAGAAGCTGGTAGGTATTGTAACCTATAATGACCTCCTTGAGGCAACACCTTCCAAAGTTACTACCTTGAGTCGTTTTGAACTGACTTATCTTCTGAGCAAGATGACCGTGGCTGAAATTATGAAAAAAATGGTTATTACCGTTTCTCCTGATACCCCCCTTGAGGAAGTGGCGCTGATTATGAAGCAAAATGAAATCGGTGGTGTACCTGTAGTTGAAGATTCAAAGGTGGTGGGTATTATCACGGAATCAGATATCTTTGAGGCTCTTGTGGAAACGTTGGGCGTTGAAGAGGGTGGAAGCAGAATTACTCTGGAACTTCCTCAAAAACCAGGCATCCTGCACGAAGTAACGGGTATCGTGAAAAAACACGATGTTAACATACTGAGCCTGGCTACTTTTTATGATGAGGAACATCCTCAATTCCGCTACGTGGTCATGCGCGTTGCCGTTCGCGACCCGGGTCCGCTTGTGGAAGAACTCAGTCAACATCCAGAAATAGTGGTCAAACACGTATGGGTTAGCCCGGAAGAGGAGGTATAG
- a CDS encoding 2-oxoacid:acceptor oxidoreductase family protein → MHAEVVIAGFGGQGILFLGRVLAEAGMIEGYEVTWFPSYGPEMRGGTANCTVIISEEEIGATVTAHPDICVVMNEPSLRRFASSVRKGGLLLVNSSLVSTSYQSSAVEVLEIPANELAKMVGNPRVINMVMLGGLLAKRELVKFASAEKALQNILQGKEDLLEANLVALRVGRDFVIKGGEIHVG, encoded by the coding sequence ATGCATGCTGAAGTGGTTATCGCTGGGTTTGGAGGACAGGGAATTCTCTTTTTGGGACGAGTCCTTGCTGAAGCAGGAATGATTGAGGGATACGAAGTCACCTGGTTCCCATCCTATGGACCTGAGATGCGAGGGGGAACAGCCAACTGTACGGTGATAATTTCTGAAGAAGAAATTGGAGCCACGGTTACCGCTCATCCTGATATTTGTGTGGTCATGAATGAACCGTCCTTGAGAAGGTTCGCCAGTTCGGTGCGCAAGGGAGGGCTTTTGCTGGTTAACTCTTCTCTGGTCTCCACGAGTTATCAATCCAGCGCGGTGGAAGTTTTAGAGATACCTGCAAACGAGCTGGCAAAAATGGTGGGCAATCCTCGGGTGATCAATATGGTGATGCTTGGGGGATTGTTAGCCAAAAGAGAGCTGGTAAAGTTTGCAAGCGCTGAAAAAGCGCTGCAAAACATTTTGCAGGGGAAAGAAGACCTATTGGAGGCCAACCTGGTAGCTCTTCGGGTAGGCCGAGATTTTGTCATCAAGGGGGGCGAGATACATGTTGGTTAG
- a CDS encoding thiamine pyrophosphate-dependent enzyme, whose amino-acid sequence MKAIFERPRTLIKKPFTYCPGCHHGLAQRIIAEVIDELNIADKTIGVGPVGCSVYIYEFLDIDFVMGAHGRAPAVATGIKRSLPDRVVFSYQGDGDIAAIGTAEIVHAANRGELITSFFVNNAVFGMTGGQMAPTTLLGQKTKTSPEGRDARMHGFPMRLSEVLATCEGSAYIARAALTNPRFIRKAKEMVRKAFLTQIEGKGFSMVEFLSPCPTNWGMNPVEAVEWLEKEMLAYFEIGEIKVREDVFNAC is encoded by the coding sequence ATGAAAGCAATATTTGAAAGACCCCGCACTTTGATAAAGAAACCTTTCACGTACTGCCCAGGCTGCCACCACGGTCTGGCCCAAAGGATTATAGCCGAAGTGATAGATGAGCTCAACATTGCTGATAAAACCATTGGGGTTGGACCGGTGGGTTGTTCAGTATATATCTACGAGTTCCTGGATATAGATTTTGTAATGGGTGCTCACGGCAGAGCTCCTGCGGTAGCCACTGGTATCAAGCGTTCGCTTCCAGACCGAGTGGTTTTTTCTTATCAGGGAGATGGTGACATTGCAGCCATAGGAACTGCAGAAATTGTCCACGCAGCCAACCGGGGAGAACTGATAACTTCTTTTTTTGTCAATAACGCTGTTTTTGGTATGACAGGAGGGCAAATGGCGCCCACCACCCTCCTGGGCCAGAAGACCAAAACGTCTCCAGAAGGCAGAGATGCCAGAATGCACGGTTTTCCCATGCGTCTTAGCGAAGTGCTGGCTACCTGTGAGGGTAGTGCCTACATAGCAAGAGCCGCTCTCACCAATCCCCGTTTTATTCGCAAGGCTAAGGAAATGGTACGCAAAGCGTTTCTTACCCAGATAGAAGGAAAAGGTTTTTCTATGGTGGAATTTCTTTCTCCCTGTCCTACCAACTGGGGTATGAATCCTGTGGAAGCAGTGGAATGGCTGGAAAAGGAAATGCTTGCCTATTTCGAAATTGGTGAAATCAAGGTTAGGGAGGACGTGTTCAATGCATGCTGA
- the vorB gene encoding 3-methyl-2-oxobutanoate dehydrogenase subunit VorB, with translation MERILMKGNEAVAEAAVRAGCRVYFGYPITPQTEISEYLSKRLPEVGGVFLQAESEVAAINMVYGAAATGMRVLTSSSGPGLSLKQEGLSYLASAELPCVVVNMVRGGPGLGNIQPAQSDYFQATRGGGHGDYRVLTLAPSSVQELVDLTYLAFYLADRYRNPVEILGDGMLGQMMEPVVFQEPSLPPLPDKDWAIKGKGRGERKYILCFALDPRELEKLNLKLQEKYLRIEQDEVRFEYFGSPTPEMLLVGFGTVGRILKSVVREGERVGLHLGLLRPITLYPFPKQAVSEWAQKAGQVLVVEMNLGQMLEDVLLAVSGKAQVHFYGRTGGMIPTVDEILERVFALRKG, from the coding sequence GTGGAAAGAATTTTGATGAAAGGCAACGAAGCGGTTGCTGAAGCCGCAGTTCGAGCTGGCTGCCGCGTTTACTTTGGCTACCCCATCACTCCCCAGACAGAAATCAGCGAATACCTTTCCAAACGTCTTCCTGAAGTGGGAGGTGTTTTTCTCCAGGCAGAGAGCGAGGTGGCAGCCATAAACATGGTCTACGGTGCAGCAGCCACAGGCATGCGGGTGCTGACTTCTTCTTCAGGGCCAGGTCTGAGCTTGAAACAGGAAGGACTTTCTTACCTTGCTTCAGCAGAGCTGCCCTGTGTGGTGGTAAACATGGTTCGAGGAGGACCGGGCTTGGGCAATATTCAACCTGCCCAGAGCGACTATTTCCAAGCCACCCGTGGGGGAGGACATGGAGATTATCGGGTGCTTACCCTTGCTCCCTCTTCGGTGCAAGAACTCGTGGACCTGACCTATCTCGCTTTTTACCTTGCTGACAGGTATCGTAATCCAGTCGAAATACTGGGTGATGGCATGCTGGGCCAGATGATGGAGCCAGTAGTGTTCCAGGAACCTTCGCTACCCCCTCTGCCGGATAAAGATTGGGCAATCAAGGGGAAGGGGAGAGGGGAACGAAAGTACATTCTCTGTTTTGCTCTGGACCCCCGAGAGCTGGAAAAGCTTAATCTGAAATTGCAGGAAAAATACCTGCGCATTGAACAGGACGAGGTTCGCTTTGAGTATTTTGGTTCTCCGACTCCGGAAATGCTTCTCGTGGGTTTTGGAACCGTGGGTAGAATTTTAAAGAGCGTGGTGAGAGAAGGGGAAAGAGTTGGTTTGCACCTTGGTCTTTTGCGCCCCATCACTCTCTATCCTTTCCCTAAGCAGGCCGTCAGCGAGTGGGCACAAAAGGCAGGCCAGGTGTTGGTTGTGGAAATGAACCTGGGGCAAATGCTTGAAGATGTGCTGCTGGCTGTATCCGGCAAAGCTCAGGTGCATTTTTATGGGAGAACAGGAGGGATGATTCCCACCGTTGATGAGATACTGGAACGGGTCTTTGCACTGAGAAAGGGGTGA
- a CDS encoding ferredoxin family protein, translated as MVSKNTNQVIIDFEFCKGCGLCVRVCPRNVLGISEDFNSRGYFPAKVCAQEKCIGCGFCAEVCPEVAIAVYKE; from the coding sequence GTGGTTTCCAAAAACACCAATCAGGTGATAATTGATTTCGAATTCTGCAAGGGGTGCGGTCTGTGCGTGCGGGTATGCCCCCGCAACGTGCTGGGTATTTCTGAAGACTTTAATTCCCGAGGATACTTTCCAGCTAAAGTTTGTGCACAGGAAAAGTGCATTGGTTGCGGTTTCTGTGCCGAAGTTTGCCCTGAAGTGGCGATTGCCGTTTATAAGGAGTGA
- the recN gene encoding DNA repair protein RecN, which yields MLKELVVKNLVIVEYQNIAFDKGLNVLTGETGTGKSLVVDALALLSGVRAREDLVRAQAPCALVEALFGIENNPEVQELLRENDLLHGDEVVLSREISPQGKSKCRVNGRLVPLAFLKKLSTKLFDIYGQGEQVSFFEPRNKLRIVDALLGGEALSWKEEYRKLFREWKAVADKLNTLGKDVEEKLSELQRVVEELDSLGLAEEEVFQLESDFNRMAHAQRFLEVLGKALREIEGDDFEEGILKRLSQLEEDLRSLPQENARLEELELAIQNMNGVYAGLQEVSYLLGKLRESFCFSEEEIRELEEKIALLERLKRKYRCLTTASFVTFQKESRRKLVELENTRSLVESLQEQKVLLEEELGKLSEKLSLARKKAAQSFSELIEKELAQLGLEKARFKVDFGRERAFTEEGTDVVEFLISVNPGQKMGKVLEVASGGEISRIVLAIKSLISGLESLPVLIFDEIDQGVGGKTAFWVGERLKKLAENHQVICVTHLPQIACFANHHLRVRKRFAEERVEVEVQPLQKPEERIEELARMLGAEEGDHFGVEYARTLLERVSGADT from the coding sequence ATGCTAAAGGAACTGGTAGTTAAGAATCTGGTTATTGTGGAATATCAGAATATTGCTTTTGATAAAGGCCTCAATGTCCTGACGGGTGAGACCGGTACTGGTAAATCTCTGGTTGTCGACGCACTGGCTCTGCTTTCTGGAGTGAGAGCCCGAGAAGACCTGGTCAGAGCACAAGCTCCCTGTGCGCTGGTGGAAGCTCTTTTTGGTATCGAGAACAACCCGGAAGTTCAAGAGCTACTTCGAGAAAACGACCTGTTGCACGGCGATGAGGTGGTGCTTTCCCGGGAAATTTCTCCTCAGGGTAAGAGCAAATGCAGGGTCAACGGCCGGTTAGTCCCTCTGGCTTTTCTCAAAAAGCTAAGCACCAAGCTGTTTGATATTTATGGACAGGGCGAACAGGTGAGTTTTTTTGAGCCACGCAATAAACTTCGTATTGTGGACGCGCTGCTTGGGGGGGAAGCTTTATCTTGGAAAGAGGAATATCGCAAATTATTCAGAGAGTGGAAAGCAGTTGCTGATAAGCTGAATACCTTGGGGAAAGACGTGGAGGAAAAACTTTCCGAGCTGCAACGAGTTGTTGAAGAGCTAGATTCGCTGGGCCTTGCGGAAGAGGAGGTATTTCAGCTGGAGAGTGATTTCAACCGTATGGCCCATGCACAGCGTTTTCTGGAGGTTTTGGGAAAGGCATTGCGCGAAATCGAAGGTGATGATTTTGAGGAGGGTATTTTGAAAAGGCTGAGCCAGCTCGAAGAAGATTTACGCTCTTTGCCTCAGGAAAACGCAAGACTTGAGGAGCTTGAACTTGCCATTCAGAACATGAATGGAGTTTATGCAGGTTTACAGGAGGTTTCCTATCTCCTGGGCAAACTCAGGGAGAGTTTCTGTTTTTCCGAAGAGGAGATTAGAGAACTTGAGGAGAAAATAGCGCTCCTTGAGCGCCTGAAAAGAAAATATCGTTGCTTAACCACAGCGAGTTTCGTCACTTTCCAGAAAGAAAGCAGAAGAAAGCTGGTGGAGCTTGAAAACACCCGTTCGCTGGTGGAAAGTTTGCAAGAACAAAAAGTGCTTCTGGAAGAAGAACTGGGTAAGCTTTCCGAAAAGCTCTCGTTGGCAAGAAAGAAAGCGGCGCAGAGCTTTAGCGAACTAATTGAAAAAGAGCTTGCTCAACTGGGACTTGAAAAGGCACGCTTCAAAGTGGATTTTGGCAGGGAACGAGCTTTTACTGAGGAAGGGACCGATGTGGTTGAGTTTCTCATCTCCGTCAACCCGGGTCAAAAAATGGGTAAAGTGCTTGAAGTCGCTTCGGGAGGAGAAATTTCTCGCATCGTGTTGGCTATTAAGTCTCTGATCTCTGGCCTGGAAAGTCTACCGGTTCTGATTTTTGATGAGATAGACCAGGGAGTGGGAGGCAAGACCGCTTTTTGGGTCGGTGAGCGGCTGAAAAAGCTGGCTGAAAATCATCAGGTGATATGTGTAACCCATCTGCCCCAGATAGCCTGTTTTGCCAATCACCACCTCAGGGTGAGAAAGCGTTTCGCCGAGGAAAGGGTCGAAGTCGAAGTACAACCCCTTCAAAAGCCTGAGGAACGTATCGAGGAGCTGGCCCGGATGCTTGGAGCAGAAGAAGGAGACCACTTTGGGGTGGAGTACGCACGAACCTTACTGGAGAGAGTCAGTGGTGCGGATACTTAA
- a CDS encoding NAD(+)/NADH kinase: MNGTDEIHIFVKKESPEVLKEAQKLQSFLASRGHRALILDSATNLVGKPALVFVLGGDGTFLNAARWYAPSGVPLLGIDMGGLGFLASVSVDNMLDAALAVLEGRFRQSKRMMLDCFVHYRGGKVQQDIALNDVVIYRGAFAQMIRLSTYVDSDFLASFPADGLIVATPTGSSAYSLSAGGPVVYPELELLIITPICAHTLYARSVVTAPSSTVKVVLESEKEGTMVTLDGQRGYALHQGEFIVVKKSNVELLVLHPFDEQPFYSLLRRKLSWGMDIRKRVDGEC, from the coding sequence TTGAACGGAACAGATGAAATTCATATTTTTGTCAAAAAAGAGAGCCCCGAAGTTTTAAAAGAAGCACAAAAGTTGCAGAGTTTCTTGGCAAGTAGAGGCCACAGAGCTTTGATTCTGGATTCTGCAACTAATCTGGTCGGAAAACCCGCGTTGGTCTTCGTTCTGGGAGGAGACGGTACTTTTCTGAATGCTGCCCGTTGGTATGCACCTTCTGGGGTTCCCCTGCTGGGAATAGATATGGGAGGATTGGGTTTTCTTGCTTCAGTGAGTGTTGATAACATGCTTGATGCGGCCCTGGCCGTCCTGGAGGGTCGTTTCCGTCAAAGCAAAAGGATGATGCTTGATTGCTTCGTCCATTATCGAGGAGGCAAGGTGCAGCAGGACATTGCCCTTAACGATGTGGTTATCTACAGAGGTGCTTTTGCTCAGATGATCAGGCTTTCCACGTACGTTGACTCTGATTTTTTGGCTTCTTTTCCCGCTGATGGCTTGATTGTGGCCACTCCCACTGGGTCCAGCGCCTATTCGCTTTCAGCGGGGGGACCAGTGGTGTATCCGGAACTCGAGCTTTTGATCATCACCCCCATCTGTGCCCATACCCTTTATGCCCGGTCGGTGGTAACTGCTCCCAGCTCAACTGTTAAGGTGGTTCTGGAGTCTGAAAAGGAAGGCACTATGGTAACCCTTGACGGTCAGAGAGGGTACGCCCTGCACCAAGGAGAGTTTATCGTGGTCAAAAAGTCCAACGTTGAGTTGTTGGTTCTGCATCCCTTTGACGAGCAGCCCTTTTATTCCCTGTTGCGTAGAAAGCTTTCTTGGGGTATGGATATCCGCAAGCGGGTTGATGGAGAATGCTAA
- a CDS encoding TlyA family RNA methyltransferase — translation MTCKKLRLDELLVKRGLCESREKAKRLIMAGKVSVRGHSYPLKPATRIEEEAEIVLLEEPRFVGRGGEKLEHALRTFSISVAGRVFLDVGASTGGFTDCLLQWGARKVFAVDVGFGQLHEKLRSNPQVVVMERCNARFLNKEMLGEEVDGAVVDVSFISLCLILPAVAGVVKTGGDVVALVKPQFEAGKEEVPRGGVIRKRETHERVLKKVIECAASVGFLFKGLTFSPLRGDKGNIEFFVHWVRQSGSLEHQEELELKIRETVNEAHHLLMGDAL, via the coding sequence ATGACCTGCAAAAAGCTGCGACTGGATGAACTGTTGGTAAAACGGGGCCTGTGCGAGAGTCGCGAAAAAGCAAAAAGATTGATTATGGCTGGCAAAGTCTCGGTGCGGGGACATTCTTACCCCCTCAAACCGGCTACTCGCATTGAAGAGGAAGCAGAGATTGTTTTGCTCGAGGAGCCACGCTTTGTGGGTAGAGGGGGCGAGAAGCTGGAACACGCCCTGCGGACATTTAGCATTTCAGTTGCTGGAAGAGTATTTCTGGATGTGGGTGCCTCTACCGGAGGGTTTACGGACTGCCTTCTCCAATGGGGTGCAAGAAAGGTTTTTGCGGTTGACGTTGGCTTTGGTCAGCTCCATGAAAAGTTACGCTCCAATCCCCAGGTGGTGGTAATGGAACGCTGTAATGCTCGTTTTCTGAACAAAGAAATGCTGGGCGAAGAAGTGGATGGTGCGGTTGTTGACGTATCTTTCATTTCTCTGTGCCTCATTCTACCGGCTGTTGCAGGAGTGGTCAAAACGGGCGGAGACGTGGTGGCTCTGGTTAAACCTCAGTTTGAAGCAGGGAAAGAAGAAGTCCCCCGGGGTGGAGTGATTCGGAAGCGAGAAACCCATGAAAGGGTCTTAAAAAAAGTAATAGAGTGTGCCGCTTCCGTAGGGTTTCTTTTCAAAGGGCTTACTTTTTCTCCGCTTCGCGGTGATAAGGGCAACATTGAGTTCTTTGTGCACTGGGTTCGGCAAAGTGGGAGCCTGGAGCACCAGGAAGAGCTGGAACTGAAAATCCGGGAAACCGTGAATGAGGCCCATCACCTTCTAATGGGTGATGCACTATGA
- a CDS encoding polyprenyl synthetase family protein, with the protein MKTVLDYLEENALLVDAFLEEKLRYQNAPPVLEKAMRYGTIGGGKKVRASLLFASGEAFGVEREKLLPLAAGIEMIHSFSLVHDDLPCMDNDDYRRGKLSMHCAFGEAMAVLVGDALLVEGLRIFATDQRFLKEFGKELIWEILVVLFEVLGVSGMLSGQVLDIQNEGQPVSESVAEQIIVMKTARFIQAAVLCGAILGGAGNAERSLLSNFGLLLGKCFQLKDDLLDVTSSRDKLGKTAGKDLIQEKATLLRATGFENAKRQLQSWYEEALGVLSHIRRPVGRLRDIARFVVEREH; encoded by the coding sequence GTGAAAACGGTGCTTGACTACTTGGAAGAAAACGCTCTGCTGGTTGATGCTTTTCTGGAAGAAAAACTCCGTTATCAGAATGCGCCCCCGGTGCTCGAAAAAGCAATGCGCTATGGAACCATTGGGGGAGGGAAAAAGGTAAGGGCTTCGTTGCTCTTTGCCTCTGGAGAGGCTTTTGGGGTGGAAAGAGAAAAGCTCCTGCCCCTAGCTGCAGGTATTGAAATGATTCACTCTTTCTCGCTGGTGCACGACGACTTGCCCTGCATGGACAACGATGATTATCGCCGGGGAAAGCTGAGTATGCACTGTGCCTTTGGAGAGGCTATGGCGGTTCTGGTTGGAGATGCCTTGCTGGTTGAGGGCTTGCGCATTTTTGCAACCGACCAACGCTTTCTCAAGGAGTTCGGGAAAGAGTTGATATGGGAAATACTGGTGGTTCTTTTTGAAGTTCTGGGGGTGTCCGGTATGCTGAGCGGGCAGGTGCTGGACATCCAAAACGAAGGACAACCAGTCAGTGAGTCGGTGGCAGAGCAGATAATAGTCATGAAAACTGCACGCTTTATTCAGGCGGCGGTGCTTTGCGGTGCAATACTTGGCGGAGCTGGAAATGCAGAGCGCTCCTTACTGTCTAATTTTGGGCTGCTCCTGGGAAAGTGTTTTCAGCTTAAAGACGACCTTCTGGATGTCACCAGTTCCAGGGATAAGCTTGGTAAAACCGCTGGCAAAGACCTGATTCAAGAGAAAGCAACCCTTTTGCGAGCAACAGGGTTTGAAAACGCAAAAAGACAGCTCCAGAGCTGGTATGAAGAAGCGCTGGGTGTACTTTCTCACATCAGGCGTCCTGTTGGTCGCTTACGGGACATTGCGCGCTTTGTGGTGGAAAGAGAACATTGA
- the nusB gene encoding transcription antitermination factor NusB: MRRKAREIALQVLFQKDLRECSLGEVLRYTELPEEWDEETRAFFFQLVRGVDRNIDFIDAVLAKTVEKWSLSRMMNVDRNILRMATFEIMFMPDIPVGVAINEAVELGKKYGSEESGKFINGVLAKLVKKIECKEITVEESSK; this comes from the coding sequence GTGCGAAGAAAGGCCAGAGAAATAGCTTTGCAGGTGCTCTTTCAAAAAGATTTGCGAGAGTGTTCCCTTGGGGAAGTGCTCAGGTACACGGAGCTACCCGAGGAATGGGATGAGGAGACACGTGCTTTTTTCTTTCAGCTGGTGCGGGGAGTAGACCGCAACATAGATTTCATTGATGCCGTTCTGGCTAAGACGGTCGAAAAGTGGAGCTTGAGCCGCATGATGAATGTTGACCGCAATATCCTGCGCATGGCAACCTTTGAAATTATGTTCATGCCGGATATCCCGGTGGGAGTTGCCATTAACGAAGCAGTGGAGCTGGGTAAAAAGTACGGCAGTGAAGAGTCGGGAAAATTCATAAACGGAGTGCTGGCCAAACTGGTTAAAAAAATCGAGTGCAAAGAGATAACTGTGGAGGAAAGCTCAAAGTGA
- a CDS encoding Asp23/Gls24 family envelope stress response protein — protein sequence MRIAEVKRSEGKITYPYGVLQRIVAFLALKVPGVEALDRGVEEGVRLEISRGLVNIRLYLILKLERRVPEIAWQLQKFLKNSVEEKTGLRVGSIDVYIQDFIEIVI from the coding sequence GTGCGAATTGCAGAAGTCAAGCGCAGCGAGGGCAAAATTACCTATCCTTATGGAGTTTTGCAACGCATTGTGGCCTTTCTGGCACTCAAGGTTCCCGGCGTTGAAGCTCTGGACAGAGGAGTTGAGGAAGGAGTAAGGCTGGAGATAAGCAGGGGGCTGGTGAACATCAGACTTTACTTAATTCTTAAGCTGGAGCGCCGGGTTCCAGAAATAGCCTGGCAACTGCAAAAGTTCCTCAAAAATAGTGTCGAAGAAAAAACCGGCCTTCGAGTTGGCAGCATTGATGTTTACATTCAGGATTTTATCGAAATTGTTATTTGA
- the efp gene encoding elongation factor P: MPDYISSNDLRVGNCIEVDGNLYIVVAFQHTKVGKWGAIIKTKLRDVNTGLIIEKSFRAGEKVIRAVLEGKKAQFMYADNQGYHFMDLENYEEVVLPEDLIGEAKDFLVDGLEVELLKYGDRVVGVNIPSFVELEVVDTSPGIRGDTASGGSKPAVLETGLTIQVPLFVNKGDRVRVDTRTREYLERV, from the coding sequence ATGCCTGACTACATTTCGAGCAACGACCTGCGAGTGGGAAACTGCATCGAGGTCGACGGAAATCTCTACATTGTGGTTGCTTTTCAGCACACCAAAGTCGGTAAGTGGGGAGCAATTATCAAAACCAAGCTCCGGGATGTTAACACTGGATTGATAATTGAAAAGAGCTTCCGAGCTGGAGAAAAAGTGATCAGAGCGGTCCTGGAAGGGAAAAAGGCCCAGTTCATGTATGCTGACAATCAGGGTTACCACTTCATGGACCTTGAAAACTATGAGGAGGTTGTTCTGCCTGAAGATCTGATAGGAGAAGCAAAGGACTTTCTGGTTGACGGCTTGGAAGTGGAACTGCTCAAATATGGTGATCGGGTAGTTGGTGTTAACATTCCCTCTTTTGTGGAACTTGAAGTGGTCGACACTTCACCGGGCATACGTGGTGATACGGCCTCTGGCGGTTCTAAACCAGCCGTACTGGAAACTGGCCTCACCATTCAGGTTCCTCTGTTTGTCAACAAGGGTGACCGGGTAAGGGTTGATACCCGGACCCGGGAATACCTGGAAAGGGTGTAG
- a CDS encoding aminopeptidase P family protein, protein MLKLHELQKKLVAEGNLPFLIRERSNLFYLLGFRGSAGLLLVFPEEAIFICDGRYSVQAREEVPQEITVKEYREKPLLLINELLKERGQKTLLVEESLPIGMVKKLEEQGISVNVAPPFLASLRSRKSDAELAKILKAVEISEQAFLETLPLLKVGVRERDIALELDYKMRLGGAEELAFPTIVAFGERSALPHASPGKWALKEGDWVLIDWGARVEGYCADMTRTLCFGASDTQFEELFEAVFEAQKRAQAILTEGVEAGKVDEAARSLLKEKGWGEYFVHGLGHGVGVEVHEEPRLAPQSEVVLKSGMVLTIEPGVYLPGKGGIRLENLFFLDKENLRKLNNLPERI, encoded by the coding sequence ATGCTGAAGTTGCACGAGTTGCAAAAGAAACTGGTTGCAGAGGGTAACCTTCCTTTTCTCATCCGTGAGAGGAGCAATCTTTTCTACTTGCTGGGTTTCCGAGGTTCAGCAGGCCTGCTCCTGGTTTTTCCTGAAGAAGCGATTTTCATATGTGATGGCCGTTACAGCGTTCAGGCCCGGGAAGAAGTCCCTCAGGAAATTACGGTCAAAGAGTATCGGGAAAAACCTCTGCTGCTTATCAACGAACTCCTTAAAGAGCGGGGACAGAAAACCCTTCTGGTTGAGGAATCCCTGCCCATCGGAATGGTCAAAAAACTGGAAGAGCAGGGCATCAGCGTGAACGTGGCTCCTCCTTTCCTTGCCAGTTTGCGTTCCCGAAAATCCGATGCGGAGCTTGCCAAAATCTTGAAAGCGGTCGAGATATCCGAGCAGGCCTTTTTGGAAACCCTTCCGCTGCTTAAAGTCGGTGTGAGGGAAAGAGACATCGCTCTGGAACTTGACTACAAAATGCGCCTTGGAGGTGCTGAGGAGCTGGCTTTTCCAACCATCGTTGCTTTTGGAGAGCGTTCGGCTCTTCCCCATGCTTCTCCAGGCAAATGGGCCTTAAAAGAGGGAGACTGGGTGCTTATTGACTGGGGAGCGAGGGTGGAAGGATACTGCGCAGACATGACCCGAACGCTGTGTTTTGGCGCCAGTGACACCCAGTTTGAAGAGCTTTTTGAAGCCGTTTTCGAAGCCCAAAAAAGAGCTCAGGCCATCCTTACCGAAGGTGTTGAAGCTGGGAAGGTGGACGAGGCTGCCCGCTCCTTGTTAAAGGAAAAGGGCTGGGGAGAATATTTTGTACATGGCCTGGGCCATGGAGTGGGCGTTGAAGTCCATGAAGAACCCCGACTTGCTCCCCAAAGCGAAGTGGTGCTTAAAAGCGGTATGGTGTTAACCATTGAACCGGGGGTTTACCTTCCCGGGAAGGGTGGGATCAGGCTTGAAAACCTGTTTTTCCTGGATAAAGAAAATCTGCGCAAACTGAATAACTTACCTGAAAGAATTTGA